A window of the Glaciimonas sp. CA11.2 genome harbors these coding sequences:
- the cynS gene encoding cyanase — protein MQQSSVYQDSRHALTSRVIVAKALKDLSWEQIAADTGLSIVYITAALLGQHALPKNVAEIVCQRLGLDAQDAAELQSIPLRGSIAGGIPTDPTIYRFYEMVQIYGTTLKALVHEQFGDGIISAINFKLNIKKVDDPDGGSRALITLDGKFLPNKPF, from the coding sequence ATGCAACAGTCTAGCGTTTATCAAGATTCCCGCCACGCGCTCACGTCGCGCGTTATTGTGGCTAAGGCGTTGAAGGATCTCTCGTGGGAGCAAATAGCCGCCGACACCGGACTGAGTATCGTCTATATCACGGCAGCGTTATTAGGCCAACATGCATTGCCAAAAAACGTCGCCGAAATCGTTTGCCAACGCTTAGGTCTTGATGCGCAGGACGCAGCTGAATTACAGTCCATCCCGTTGCGAGGCAGTATTGCCGGTGGTATCCCAACCGATCCGACCATTTATCGTTTTTACGAAATGGTCCAGATTTACGGCACGACATTGAAAGCGTTGGTGCATGAGCAGTTTGGTGATGGGATTATTAGCGCTATTAATTTTAAACTGAATATTAAAAAAGTCGACGATCCGGATGGTGGCTCACGTGCGCTGATTACGCTGGATGGAAAATTCTTGCCGAATAAACCGTTTTAA
- a CDS encoding Lrp/AsnC family transcriptional regulator, translating to MDKIDKQILAILQEDATISVAEIAEKVSLSSTPCWRRIQKLEEEGYLLRRVALLDATKLNVGVTVFVSIKTNQHNAAWFAQFSTNIKLIPEVVEFYRMSGNIDYLLRIVVPNIAAYDKVYQKLTQSNALFDVNASFAMEKIKHTTALPLGYIDPE from the coding sequence ATGGACAAAATAGATAAACAAATTTTGGCAATCCTCCAAGAGGATGCGACGATTTCAGTGGCCGAAATTGCCGAGAAAGTAAGCCTGTCATCAACACCATGTTGGCGTCGGATTCAGAAATTGGAGGAAGAAGGTTATTTGCTTAGGCGCGTTGCACTGTTAGATGCCACCAAGCTCAATGTTGGCGTGACCGTATTCGTGTCGATCAAAACGAATCAACATAATGCTGCCTGGTTTGCGCAGTTCAGTACTAACATCAAGCTGATTCCGGAAGTAGTCGAGTTTTATCGCATGAGCGGAAATATCGATTATCTTCTGCGCATAGTAGTGCCCAATATCGCCGCATATGACAAGGTGTATCAGAAACTAACGCAATCAAATGCGCTGTTCGACGTCAACGCCAGCTTCGCGATGGAGAAGATTAAACACACTACCGCCCTGCCGTTAGGATATATAGACCCGGAATAG
- a CDS encoding histidine phosphatase family protein, with protein MTKIAATLLFLFFCTNVLADETIVFIRHGEKPESEFGQLNCQGLNRSLALPANLINKFGKPDAIFAPNPNPTALQKESGKIFFYVRPLATIEPTAVRLGLPINLQFGIKDSADLQAALLSPNYKNAVIFVAWEHTWAQKIVQSLVESMDKNEAAKVPLWDRGDFDSIYVVRITGEAADRRVTFSLDKQGLNGLPDSCPVN; from the coding sequence ATGACGAAAATTGCCGCCACATTATTATTTCTATTTTTCTGTACCAATGTCCTCGCAGATGAAACTATTGTTTTCATCCGACACGGTGAAAAGCCAGAAAGTGAATTCGGCCAATTAAACTGCCAGGGATTGAATCGCTCACTTGCGTTGCCAGCGAATTTGATTAATAAATTTGGCAAGCCTGACGCAATTTTTGCCCCTAATCCTAATCCTACTGCGCTTCAAAAGGAAAGTGGCAAAATTTTCTTTTATGTTCGACCATTAGCAACGATTGAGCCAACAGCTGTTCGCCTTGGTTTGCCAATCAATTTACAATTTGGAATTAAAGATAGTGCCGACCTTCAAGCGGCGCTGTTGTCGCCGAATTATAAAAATGCGGTGATATTCGTGGCTTGGGAGCACACTTGGGCACAGAAAATTGTTCAAAGTCTGGTAGAAAGCATGGATAAAAATGAAGCCGCAAAAGTTCCGCTATGGGATCGGGGAGATTTTGATAGTATCTATGTGGTGCGTATTACAGGTGAAGCGGCCGATAGACGAGTGACTTTTAGTCTGGATAAGCAAGGGTTGAACGGATTGCCTGATAGTTGCCCGGTCAACTAG
- a CDS encoding alpha-hydroxy acid oxidase gives MSYNVAKAYSIEDLRAAAQRRLPRAVFDFFDGGAEDEVTLRDNTAAFRRTRLMPEILHDVSRIDTNTLILGAPAALPMAIAPTGAVGFGWRGGDIAIARAAIAAGIPYTLSSTATASIEQIAKAAPGRLWFQAYILRNKPFLEKLIARALAADYEALVITVDLPVGGKRERDYRNDFSIPFGFTIKNMLDFGLHPAWLSDIIRYGMPVMENLIGLDAKATNSTAIASSVGRNYDPSFNWDSLKKIRDTWPRKLIVKGILNPQDANRIALMGCDAVVVSNHGGRQLDGAVATFDALPAVVKAVNGRIPVLLDGGVRRGSDIVKALAMGAQGVMLGRATLFGAACAGEPGASRALSILKDELVRTMQLCGARSMDQITGRMLFKDMLI, from the coding sequence ATGTCTTATAACGTAGCCAAAGCGTATTCAATAGAAGATCTGCGAGCCGCGGCGCAGCGACGGTTGCCCCGTGCAGTCTTTGATTTCTTTGACGGTGGGGCCGAAGATGAGGTCACGCTGCGTGATAACACAGCAGCATTCAGACGCACACGGTTAATGCCTGAAATATTACATGATGTATCGCGTATCGATACCAATACTCTCATTTTGGGTGCGCCGGCAGCATTGCCAATGGCGATAGCGCCGACCGGTGCGGTCGGTTTTGGTTGGCGTGGTGGTGATATTGCCATCGCCCGTGCGGCCATTGCCGCCGGTATTCCGTACACATTATCCAGTACGGCGACTGCCTCGATTGAGCAGATTGCCAAAGCAGCGCCAGGCCGACTATGGTTTCAAGCCTACATATTACGTAATAAACCATTTTTGGAGAAGTTGATCGCGCGGGCCTTGGCAGCAGATTACGAGGCATTGGTGATCACCGTTGACTTGCCGGTTGGCGGTAAACGCGAGCGCGATTACCGTAATGATTTTTCGATCCCATTCGGTTTTACGATCAAGAATATGCTGGATTTTGGACTACACCCGGCGTGGCTTTCGGACATCATCAGATATGGTATGCCCGTCATGGAGAACTTGATCGGGCTTGATGCGAAGGCGACCAATTCGACCGCGATTGCTTCGTCGGTGGGTCGTAATTATGACCCATCCTTCAATTGGGACAGCCTTAAAAAAATTCGCGATACCTGGCCGCGTAAGTTGATTGTCAAAGGCATTCTTAATCCTCAGGATGCTAACCGTATTGCGTTGATGGGATGTGACGCGGTGGTCGTTTCCAATCATGGTGGGCGGCAGTTAGATGGCGCAGTCGCTACCTTTGATGCGCTGCCGGCGGTGGTCAAGGCAGTCAATGGGCGAATCCCTGTTTTACTCGATGGCGGTGTGCGGCGCGGCAGTGATATCGTCAAAGCGCTGGCAATGGGCGCTCAAGGCGTTATGCTTGGCCGCGCCACCTTATTTGGTGCAGCGTGTGCGGGGGAGCCGGGTGCCAGCCGTGCTTTGTCGATCTTGAAAGACGAATTGGTCAGGACGATGCAGCTATGTGGAGCCCGCTCTATGGACCAGATCACGGGACGAATGCTGTTTAAGGATATGCTGATCTAA
- a CDS encoding LysR family transcriptional regulator: protein MDRLRCVEVFNEVARSRSFSAAALRLGMAKGNVSKHVAWLEELLGAQLLTRTTKSVNLTDAGISLLEHGQDLIDRFDLVQEVVRGAVMSARGTIRIGTPPSFGAVQLVPLITEFSTLHRNIQFAIHLDDGKLDLVSEGLDLSVRIAPWLKDTSLVAKKLGNAPQVLVASPSYLATKGQPQKPQDLLSHDCLVNALKSPTNFWILTGPQGKASIRVSGSMRSDFGDALRHAAILGHGIAMHPTYMVAQDIQAQRLSLVLPEYTPTGLDIYAVYPSRRNMPGRVRLFLEFLQERFETAAMEQLQ from the coding sequence ATGGATCGACTGCGATGTGTTGAAGTATTTAATGAAGTAGCGCGTAGCCGCAGTTTCTCGGCAGCAGCGCTGAGGCTGGGCATGGCCAAAGGTAACGTCAGCAAGCACGTGGCGTGGCTGGAAGAGTTGTTAGGTGCGCAACTACTCACTCGGACTACCAAAAGTGTCAATCTTACCGATGCAGGCATTTCCCTGCTGGAGCACGGCCAAGACCTGATTGACCGCTTCGACTTGGTGCAGGAGGTCGTTCGTGGTGCAGTTATGTCAGCCCGAGGTACGATTCGGATAGGCACACCACCGTCGTTTGGGGCGGTTCAATTAGTGCCGCTGATCACGGAATTTTCGACGCTGCATCGAAATATCCAGTTTGCGATACATTTAGACGATGGCAAATTGGATCTCGTCAGCGAGGGCCTCGATCTTTCGGTGCGTATCGCCCCGTGGCTAAAAGATACTAGTCTGGTGGCAAAGAAGCTTGGCAACGCGCCGCAAGTGCTGGTGGCCTCGCCCTCCTATCTGGCTACCAAAGGACAGCCCCAGAAACCGCAGGATTTGCTATCCCATGATTGTCTGGTGAATGCATTGAAATCACCAACAAATTTTTGGATACTTACGGGACCGCAAGGCAAAGCTTCTATAAGGGTTTCCGGCAGCATGCGGTCGGACTTTGGGGATGCCTTACGCCACGCTGCAATTCTAGGGCATGGCATTGCAATGCATCCGACATACATGGTGGCGCAGGATATCCAGGCACAAAGACTAAGCCTCGTGCTGCCGGAATACACACCGACCGGGCTTGACATTTACGCCGTGTATCCTAGTCGAAGAAATATGCCAGGGCGCGTCCGACTATTTTTGGAATTTTTGCAAGAGCGATTCGAAACTGCGGCGATGGAGCAACTACAATAG
- a CDS encoding tripartite tricarboxylate transporter substrate binding protein has product MKNTLVGLIAGGLLLCSAVSPAFAASDYPNRPIHLLVGFAAGGPTDIIARVLAKDMSAVLGQSIIVENKPGASSMIATREIKAAAPDGYSILFTSLGLNVNPILLGEQAGYNPKTDFVPISNAATLPLVAVTAYDSPLKSMQDLIKKAQSHPDAVTFASSGNGGSGHLAGELLAAQAKTKMVHVPFRGNAPALMEVMAGRVDFMFYPIIGLAENVAAKRVKILAVGTAKRMPRFSDSPTMSEVGFPRFEETAPWVGMLAPAKTPLAVIKRLNDAMVKALAKPEVKAQLEKLGAVIVGDSPTEFSIYLKRDYTRWADLIKAAQIKAE; this is encoded by the coding sequence ATGAAAAATACGTTGGTTGGTTTGATTGCCGGTGGGCTCTTATTGTGTAGCGCAGTGTCGCCAGCATTTGCGGCTTCTGATTATCCAAACAGACCTATCCATTTGCTGGTCGGGTTTGCTGCTGGCGGACCAACCGATATCATTGCGCGTGTCTTGGCCAAGGATATGTCAGCTGTGCTGGGGCAATCAATTATTGTTGAAAACAAGCCCGGCGCGAGTTCGATGATTGCCACGCGAGAAATCAAAGCCGCTGCACCGGATGGCTATAGTATTTTGTTCACTTCACTGGGACTGAATGTTAATCCCATTCTGCTGGGTGAACAGGCTGGCTATAATCCCAAGACTGACTTCGTGCCAATTTCGAATGCAGCAACGCTGCCTTTGGTGGCGGTAACCGCTTACGATTCGCCACTCAAGTCGATGCAGGATCTGATTAAAAAAGCGCAATCGCATCCTGATGCAGTAACGTTCGCATCCTCCGGAAACGGTGGTTCTGGCCATCTTGCTGGTGAACTACTGGCCGCTCAAGCCAAAACTAAAATGGTCCACGTGCCGTTCAGAGGCAATGCACCAGCGCTGATGGAAGTCATGGCGGGTCGAGTTGATTTTATGTTTTACCCGATCATCGGACTGGCAGAAAATGTCGCAGCCAAGCGCGTGAAAATTTTGGCAGTTGGCACGGCAAAAAGAATGCCGCGATTTTCTGATTCGCCGACTATGTCGGAAGTTGGCTTTCCTCGATTTGAAGAGACAGCACCTTGGGTAGGCATGTTGGCACCGGCCAAAACACCTCTCGCAGTGATCAAGCGGCTCAATGACGCCATGGTCAAGGCGCTTGCCAAACCGGAAGTCAAAGCGCAACTGGAAAAACTCGGCGCGGTGATTGTCGGCGATTCTCCTACGGAATTTAGTATCTACCTAAAGCGTGACTACACGCGCTGGGCTGATCTGATTAAAGCGGCGCAGATTAAGGCGGAATAA
- a CDS encoding pyridoxamine 5'-phosphate oxidase, producing MKITLASAIQLMHEGAWGSLATHSTQVAGYPFATILPFTLDEQHCPIFLLSDLAEHTKNLFTDSRSSLLIHSSIGQNVLTAERISIIGDVMPIIPSGDLIARYLRYHPDAKDYLALGGFSFHQLTPQRSRYVGGFGQMGWIENEEWASLEVLPVADERMLIHGIANTYPNPLRILGIDCYGFDVEKNGKRTRQRFADAPVAVSQVGEVVRRFLAAIE from the coding sequence ATGAAAATCACTTTAGCTTCTGCCATTCAGTTAATGCACGAAGGCGCTTGGGGAAGCTTGGCGACGCACTCAACGCAGGTGGCTGGATATCCTTTTGCGACCATCTTGCCATTCACGTTAGACGAGCAACACTGTCCGATCTTTCTGCTCAGTGACCTTGCTGAGCATACGAAGAATCTCTTCACTGACTCTCGATCTAGCCTTTTAATTCACAGTTCAATCGGGCAGAATGTCTTGACGGCCGAGCGGATTTCGATCATCGGGGACGTCATGCCGATTATTCCCTCGGGAGATCTTATTGCACGGTATCTTCGTTATCATCCGGATGCAAAGGACTATTTGGCGCTGGGAGGTTTTTCATTTCATCAATTAACACCTCAACGATCCCGTTATGTCGGTGGATTTGGACAAATGGGATGGATCGAAAACGAAGAGTGGGCAAGCCTCGAAGTATTGCCAGTGGCGGATGAAAGAATGTTGATTCACGGCATCGCTAATACCTATCCAAATCCGTTACGCATCCTGGGAATTGATTGTTACGGTTTTGATGTTGAAAAAAATGGCAAGCGCACGCGTCAGCGCTTTGCGGATGCACCTGTCGCGGTTTCACAAGTAGGCGAGGTTGTAAGACGATTCCTTGCTGCCATCGAGTAA
- a CDS encoding DUF2252 domain-containing protein translates to MKIPAPHGRQPLLIARRNQKMARSPHAYVRGNTAQYYEWLHHLHGHTLPHGPPIWICGDCHLGNLGPLAAADGHVDVQIRDFDQTIIGNPAHDLIRLGLSLAAVARGSRLPGMVTAQMLEHLVLGYEQALEAGDERVSIQKPEVVKVVLRSAVKRSWKELARERIDDTRPNIPLGKNFWPLSKSEKKGIASMFKTKEMIKLVTTLKSRDRDAKIEVIDAAYWVKGCSSLGRLRYAVLVCVGGDDFCLIDIKEAVIAAAPRYPHVSMPRDNARRVLEGARHMSPALGERMVAQRFLDHGVFIRELLPQDLKLEIEELKADQATHMARYLGYAVGRAHSRQMDDDSRSSWLGELKLNRTKTLATPAWLWSSVVHLVASHEAGYLEHCRKYAM, encoded by the coding sequence ATGAAAATTCCAGCCCCACATGGACGACAACCGCTATTAATCGCTCGCCGCAATCAAAAAATGGCACGTTCCCCGCACGCCTATGTACGCGGAAATACCGCGCAGTATTATGAGTGGTTGCATCACTTACATGGTCATACGCTGCCGCATGGCCCTCCGATCTGGATTTGTGGAGATTGCCACCTCGGCAATCTCGGTCCTCTAGCTGCGGCCGATGGCCATGTCGATGTACAGATACGCGATTTTGATCAGACGATTATCGGCAATCCTGCGCACGATCTTATCCGGCTTGGCCTTTCACTCGCCGCCGTCGCACGGGGTTCGCGCTTGCCAGGAATGGTGACCGCACAGATGCTTGAACATTTGGTGCTGGGTTATGAACAAGCCCTTGAAGCTGGCGATGAACGCGTCTCCATACAAAAACCGGAAGTCGTAAAGGTGGTGTTGCGTAGCGCAGTCAAGCGCTCATGGAAAGAACTCGCACGCGAACGGATCGACGACACCCGCCCCAATATTCCACTGGGGAAAAATTTTTGGCCGCTGTCAAAATCGGAGAAAAAAGGCATCGCGAGCATGTTTAAAACAAAAGAAATGATAAAACTTGTGACCACGTTGAAATCGCGTGACAGGGATGCAAAAATCGAAGTAATCGACGCTGCTTATTGGGTGAAAGGTTGCAGTTCATTAGGCCGATTGCGCTACGCAGTTCTAGTATGCGTCGGGGGGGATGATTTCTGCCTCATAGATATCAAAGAAGCCGTTATCGCTGCCGCGCCACGTTATCCGCACGTTAGTATGCCGCGTGATAACGCACGCCGTGTGCTGGAGGGCGCACGCCACATGTCGCCGGCATTAGGTGAACGGATGGTCGCACAGCGTTTTTTGGACCACGGCGTATTTATCCGCGAATTATTGCCGCAAGATCTGAAGTTGGAGATCGAGGAGCTTAAAGCTGATCAGGCAACCCACATGGCGCGTTATCTTGGATACGCCGTTGGTCGCGCCCATTCCCGACAAATGGATGATGATTCCCGCAGCAGCTGGCTTGGAGAACTGAAACTTAATCGGACTAAGACGCTGGCGACACCGGCGTGGCTATGGAGCAGTGTTGTGCACCTGGTCGCTAGTCACGAGGCTGGCTATTTAGAACATTGCCGTAAATATGCAATGTAA
- a CDS encoding fumarylacetoacetate hydrolase family protein → MKLITYRKPNSAILTGVVVQERILDISAWIAALPVSVDTHRHTAAAGIRPAACGILRWLQSGSEAIAALQRHVQSALENPAVQWDLLKDVQLYAPVPRPGKIIGVGRNYADHAKETGVAPFEHPRIIFKAASSVTAPGAPVPRPTLVTKLDFEVELAVVIGGYGKNVLEEDALSLVAGYTILNDLSAREFQLDTTPPQTTFAKSMDGFAPMGPWIVTRDEIPDPQTLEVSTWLNDHRMQHGHTADMLFPVATLIAYISQYMTLEPGDIISTGTPAGIGAFRQPPQYLQPGDQLRFEVTNVGTMAHRIV, encoded by the coding sequence ATGAAACTGATTACCTATCGCAAGCCCAATAGCGCCATTCTTACCGGCGTGGTAGTTCAGGAACGGATACTAGACATCAGCGCTTGGATAGCTGCTTTGCCAGTGTCGGTGGATACGCATCGTCATACTGCGGCGGCCGGTATCAGGCCAGCAGCATGCGGCATACTGCGTTGGTTACAGTCTGGCTCGGAAGCGATTGCCGCTTTACAGCGCCATGTTCAGTCTGCGCTTGAAAATCCAGCGGTGCAATGGGATTTGCTCAAAGATGTCCAGCTATACGCTCCGGTCCCACGCCCGGGAAAAATTATTGGGGTAGGACGCAACTACGCCGACCATGCAAAAGAAACAGGCGTGGCCCCATTTGAGCATCCGCGTATTATTTTTAAAGCAGCGTCGTCGGTGACAGCGCCGGGCGCGCCAGTTCCCCGACCGACTCTTGTGACTAAGCTGGATTTCGAGGTCGAGTTGGCTGTTGTGATTGGTGGCTATGGAAAAAATGTGTTGGAAGAGGATGCGCTTTCGTTGGTCGCTGGCTACACCATTCTGAACGACTTGAGTGCGCGGGAATTTCAGCTCGATACTACGCCACCTCAGACGACGTTTGCCAAAAGTATGGACGGCTTTGCTCCAATGGGGCCTTGGATTGTTACTCGCGATGAAATTCCCGATCCGCAGACACTGGAAGTATCGACCTGGTTAAATGATCATCGCATGCAGCACGGTCATACCGCAGATATGCTGTTTCCGGTGGCAACGCTCATTGCCTATATTTCTCAATATATGACGTTAGAGCCGGGCGACATTATCAGTACCGGCACACCCGCCGGAATTGGCGCTTTCCGTCAACCGCCGCAGTATCTGCAGCCGGGCGATCAGCTGCGCTTTGAGGTGACTAACGTGGGCACGATGGCGCACCGGATCGTTTGA
- a CDS encoding nucleotide pyrophosphohydrolase: MTTPAPMPLLSSENPLTDIRSLVRAFVSARDWDQFHTPKNLATALCVETAELLEPFQWLKTGTMDELSTKKRVEIRHEIADVFLYLVMLADKMEVDLIEAAKEKITLNEIKYPAERVRGDARKYNEYK, encoded by the coding sequence ATGACGACTCCAGCACCAATGCCCTTATTGTCTTCCGAGAATCCATTGACTGACATACGTAGTTTGGTGCGTGCTTTCGTTTCAGCGCGCGATTGGGACCAGTTTCATACACCGAAGAATCTGGCCACCGCTTTGTGTGTCGAGACGGCAGAATTGCTGGAACCGTTTCAATGGCTCAAAACCGGCACTATGGATGAGCTTAGCACTAAAAAGCGCGTCGAAATTCGTCATGAGATTGCAGATGTATTTTTGTATCTGGTAATGCTTGCCGATAAAATGGAAGTCGATTTGATCGAAGCTGCAAAAGAAAAAATTACGCTTAACGAGATCAAGTATCCTGCCGAACGTGTACGAGGCGACGCGAGGAAATATAACGAATATAAGTAA
- a CDS encoding haloacid dehalogenase type II, with protein sequence MTQIKILAFDIFGTVVDWHGSISREIDGLQLGIDGAEFALAWREGYKPAMQRVMSGELGWTLIDDLHRIILDDILERFGINGLSESQKRHLNKIWHRLDTWPDSVEGLTRLKSKYTICTLSNGNIGLLTNMAKRAGLPWDCILSAEVFKRYKPDPATYLGVAKIFDVAPDEVMLVAAHQDDLDAAHNVGLKTAYIERPFEFGIAQIKDVSPHPENAFHAPNLLALATILGC encoded by the coding sequence ATGACACAAATAAAAATCTTGGCATTCGATATATTTGGCACAGTCGTTGACTGGCACGGCAGCATCTCACGAGAAATTGACGGATTGCAACTTGGCATCGACGGTGCAGAATTTGCTCTGGCATGGCGGGAAGGTTATAAGCCCGCCATGCAAAGAGTGATGTCCGGTGAGTTGGGATGGACGCTGATTGATGACTTACATCGCATTATTTTAGACGACATCCTTGAACGATTCGGTATCAATGGATTAAGCGAATCACAAAAACGTCACCTCAATAAAATCTGGCATCGCTTAGACACATGGCCGGATTCTGTCGAAGGACTTACGCGATTAAAATCAAAGTACACTATTTGTACCTTATCCAATGGCAATATCGGATTACTCACCAACATGGCAAAACGCGCAGGATTGCCATGGGATTGTATCTTGTCTGCCGAAGTATTTAAAAGATACAAGCCTGATCCTGCAACTTACCTTGGCGTAGCGAAAATATTTGACGTTGCACCAGACGAAGTCATGCTGGTCGCAGCGCATCAAGATGATTTGGATGCGGCGCACAATGTTGGCTTAAAAACTGCCTATATTGAGCGACCATTTGAGTTTGGTATCGCACAGATAAAGGACGTTTCTCCCCATCCTGAAAATGCGTTTCATGCTCCTAATCTTTTGGCGTTAGCAACAATCCTGGGATGTTAG
- a CDS encoding nuclear transport factor 2 family protein: protein MTTDSLNDLPGCTQLIHQLFYFLDESKNDELIALFEPDGKWHRQGKILEGRTQMMQAMLQRSLTQRIRHVITNSFIASASQTAVQLVAYMTAYRFDDGAYHTGAVEISQPLRLSILNATLRPTDGVWKIAELTLTPEFEFVLPETPNQPKKMEKQL from the coding sequence ATGACGACGGATTCGCTTAACGATTTGCCCGGATGTACCCAGCTGATTCATCAGCTATTTTATTTTCTAGATGAATCTAAAAACGACGAACTCATTGCGCTTTTTGAACCGGACGGAAAGTGGCATCGGCAGGGAAAAATCCTCGAAGGTCGCACCCAAATGATGCAAGCAATGCTGCAACGATCACTCACGCAGAGAATTCGCCATGTCATCACGAACAGTTTTATCGCATCAGCTTCGCAAACAGCGGTGCAACTGGTCGCGTATATGACCGCCTATCGGTTTGATGACGGCGCATACCATACCGGTGCGGTAGAAATAAGCCAGCCGTTGCGACTGTCCATCCTGAACGCCACGCTGCGACCGACTGACGGCGTCTGGAAAATAGCTGAACTGACACTGACGCCTGAATTTGAATTCGTCCTTCCCGAGACGCCCAACCAGCCTAAAAAAATGGAGAAACAACTATGA
- a CDS encoding HAD family hydrolase, translated as MTDQYSSALTGRYSAFLFDMDGTLLNSIAAAERIWRAWAIRHGLDVDAFLPTIHGARAIDTITRLSIPGMNSEREAFGITQAEIADVEGIIEISGAVKFLRSLPSEKWAIVTSAPLALAIQRLKAAGVPVPAVMVTADDVANGKPNPACYLLAAAKLGVDVADCLIFEDADVGILAGEASGARVIVVTSTHVHPMDTPHASIGNYDTIIAKVDDEGFIVFEERTF; from the coding sequence TTGACTGATCAATACTCATCGGCGCTCACCGGTCGCTACAGCGCGTTCCTTTTCGATATGGATGGAACGCTCCTTAACTCTATCGCTGCGGCAGAGCGCATTTGGCGCGCCTGGGCGATCCGTCACGGTCTCGATGTTGATGCCTTTCTGCCGACCATTCACGGTGCGCGCGCCATTGACACCATTACGCGGCTGTCGATACCGGGCATGAATTCGGAACGCGAAGCCTTCGGCATTACCCAAGCGGAAATCGCCGACGTAGAAGGCATTATCGAAATTTCCGGTGCGGTAAAATTTTTACGGTCCTTACCATCCGAGAAATGGGCCATCGTCACTTCGGCTCCACTCGCGCTGGCAATACAACGCCTGAAGGCCGCGGGCGTTCCTGTTCCCGCTGTGATGGTGACGGCTGATGATGTTGCTAACGGCAAGCCAAACCCTGCTTGCTATCTTCTTGCCGCCGCCAAACTGGGTGTGGATGTTGCGGATTGTCTTATATTCGAAGACGCCGATGTCGGCATTCTTGCGGGCGAGGCCTCTGGCGCGCGGGTGATAGTTGTTACATCAACCCATGTTCATCCCATGGACACGCCGCATGCATCGATTGGCAATTACGACACGATCATAGCAAAAGTCGATGACGAAGGATTCATTGTGTTTGAAGAACGAACATTCTGA
- a CDS encoding TauD/TfdA dioxygenase family protein — translation MNFVESGKTLGARVEGIDLSQPLSDEQFTALEQGLGKYGVLSYPKQELTSAQLCEFAARFGRLEVNVANAYQEPGLPQLMILSNKVDQDGKPLGLSDAGQDWHTDMSYSNMIAFTNVLYALEVPHRDGEPLGNTEFCNMHAAYEDLPEELKVKLDGMTVTHDFAKFWDKMRLEKGSSRPPLTAAQRQAKPPVSHPVFLQHPITGKKVLYANPGYSMRINELPEDESDRILAFLFEHQLQPKYQYRHRWSVGDVLMWDNMGTLHNAVADYGRDEHRYIKRCQVAATRYFGNVQA, via the coding sequence ATGAATTTCGTGGAAAGTGGAAAAACGCTTGGTGCGCGGGTCGAAGGTATCGATCTGTCTCAACCATTGTCGGATGAACAGTTTACTGCGCTGGAGCAAGGGCTAGGCAAATATGGCGTTCTCAGCTATCCAAAGCAGGAATTGACCTCGGCACAACTGTGTGAGTTCGCCGCGCGCTTTGGTCGGCTTGAAGTCAACGTCGCCAACGCGTATCAAGAGCCTGGCTTGCCGCAGTTGATGATTCTTTCCAATAAAGTTGATCAAGATGGCAAACCGCTTGGCCTAAGTGATGCTGGTCAGGACTGGCATACCGACATGTCTTATAGCAATATGATCGCATTTACTAATGTTTTATACGCCCTTGAGGTTCCGCATCGCGACGGTGAACCACTGGGCAATACCGAATTTTGCAATATGCATGCCGCCTATGAAGACCTGCCTGAAGAATTGAAAGTCAAACTTGATGGCATGACCGTCACGCACGATTTTGCCAAATTTTGGGATAAGATGCGCTTGGAAAAAGGCAGTTCCCGGCCACCGCTCACCGCTGCGCAGCGGCAAGCCAAGCCGCCAGTTTCGCATCCGGTGTTTTTACAACACCCGATTACCGGCAAAAAGGTACTGTATGCAAATCCGGGCTATTCCATGCGTATCAACGAACTACCGGAAGATGAAAGCGATCGTATTTTGGCATTTTTGTTTGAGCACCAATTACAACCAAAATATCAATATCGGCATCGTTGGAGTGTGGGCGACGTTCTCATGTGGGACAACATGGGAACATTACACAACGCTGTGGCCGATTACGGCCGTGATGAACACCGTTACATTAAGCGCTGCCAGGTGGCAGCGACGCGTTACTTTGGGAATGTCCAGGCATGA